Within the Paenibacillus sp. AN1007 genome, the region GGTTTGGGTTTAGGCGGCAGAGGGAGGGCGAAAGCCCTCTTTTTTGTAATTGAAAGAGGATTTAGCATTTAAGGACAAAAAAAAGACCGCTTACATAAGCGGCCATTGCTCACGTGGAGCAATACAGTTATTGGATAGGAGTGGAGAGAAACCATACTGTACTTTTATTATATGTATACGTTTTCATTTTGTCAACACTTTGAACAAAAATATTTGTATAAAGTTAGATTTGGCGGAAATTTAGGGAAATGAATCTCTACTACAGCTGAATTCCGGAGATGAAGCAAGCAGCTGACGGCATAAACAATACAGTTAACAGCATCATAAAATTTTTTTGAAAAAAATATTTCATTTTTGTAACCTTTTTAGAACTTAACACGTCTATATTATGCAAGGCTTCCAAGAAGCCTTGAAACGAAGTCATGACGACGAATTAAGCGGCATATGAATGTCAAGTCGGGCTAAAGCGGAATCCAACGGATTTGCCAGGATGATGCAGACCGTTGTACAATGTTACTGTTATGTAGAAACGTTGGGGAAATTGCCATTACATAGGGGAATTTGGCGGAAGGGCCGTGAATGGCGCTTGACGCTTTTTTTATGCGGTTGAAACCGCAACTTTTTTACGCCTGTTCGGTAATACATGGATAGAGTCGAACGGGGAGAAGCACATGGATGGGCGAGGAGGGGTCGCACTCAAATGACGGATTCCCAGTTGATTCGAGAGATCAAGGAAGGTAACGTGGAGTTATATTCCGAGCTGATGAGTCGTTATCAGCGTAAAATACTGGCTTTCGTATATCATATGTTGAAAAGTTCCAATATGGAGCTGCTGGCGGAAGATCTCTGTTCTGAGACATTCTACAAGGCGTTCCGCAGTTTACACTCTTTCCGTGAGGTGGACGCTTCATTCTCCACCTGGCTGTATACCATTGCCAGAAATACGGTATTGAGTGAGCTTCGCAAACAGCGTAGTGGAAACGTTCCGCTCGAAGAGAGCGGTGTAGTTCCTGTTGCTC harbors:
- a CDS encoding sigma-70 family RNA polymerase sigma factor, which translates into the protein MTDSQLIREIKEGNVELYSELMSRYQRKILAFVYHMLKSSNMELLAEDLCSETFYKAFRSLHSFREVDASFSTWLYTIARNTVLSELRKQRSGNVPLEESGVVPVAPMENAPEHAVLRSERVMLVRDAINNLPEKQRSAIILREYDQLDYQEIAGILGQSVSSVKSLLFRARSSVKTQLEPYFFEPMYEPYEGMKNR